From the Solanum lycopersicum chromosome 10, SLM_r2.1 genome, one window contains:
- the LOC138338937 gene encoding uncharacterized protein gives MKEGETIHDMFTKFSSITNELRSLGEPISMTKQVRKLLRILPNTWESKFDAITEAKDLKVLTMDALIGNLKTHEMNRNYDLSKKEAKKDKSSMLKYKSDEDSSDDDMAYLISRFQKVVRKNKVYKRGTNGTRNAAQGDTCYKCGKAGHFIKECPLLKNKSKDYQKPISDSENRRDLVPGNRDRKATADMVVKRALAAWGDSSSDSEDPDEPKDVSMVAVHEEETVFNEMFALMAHTENEKEDNQVTLLDIKNDLDKYSLKKLRALAKVMLDSVIELTSERDTMNAELEILTENKVQFEETMSRMVSLESDNSELKNQLNQITEEAEKLNGMSNGLRVEIEEKLKNPEKNLGLSLEKSNRLEKDIVKLKEELEKSLKWTKSSKLLSSATNQSNFNKKGLGRLNITPPFNPHSKYVFMSDNLLCLHCGKNGHLKGECASWKNSHERLSNYAVRQKVSNERPGPLKHVSTDRFSNKKSVSTLKSFVRKIQKLPYWTRYNLITPLSAFWELKLKWVPNLNK, from the coding sequence atgaaggaaggagaaacaatacatgacatgttcaccaagttttcttccattacaaatgagctgcgaagtctaggtgaacctataagcatgacCAAACAAGTCAGAAAATTGCTTCGAATTCTTCCAAACACTTGGGAGAGCAAGTTTGATGCCATTACAGAAGCCAAGGATTTGAAGGTGCTGACTATGGATGCTTTGATTGGTAATCTGAAGACACATGAGATGAATCGGAATTACGATTTATCAAAGAAGGAAGCTAAGAAAGACAAGTCATCGATGCTGAAGTATAAATCAGATGAAGATTccagtgatgatgatatggcatatCTCATCAGCAGATTTCAAAAGGTTGTGAGGAAAAACAAAGTttataaaagaggaacaaatggtACTCGAAATGCTGCTCAAGGTGACACttgctacaagtgtggaaaagcTGGACACTTCATCAAAGAGTGTCCTTTGCTCAAGAATAAAAGCAAGGATTATCAAAAACCAATAAGTGACAGTGAGAatagaagggacctggtacctgGTAACAGAGATCGTAAAGCTACTGCTGATATGGTTGTCAAAAGGGCTCTTGCTGCTTGGGGGGATTcttcaagtgattcagaagatcCTGATGAGCCAAAAGATGTGTCTATGGTCGCTGTGCATGAGGAGGAAACtgtcttcaatgaaatgtttgctctcatggcacacacagaaaatgaaaaagaggaCAATCAAGTAACTCTTCTTGACATAAAAAAtgacttggataaatattctcttaaaaaattgagagcTTTGGCAAAAGTCATGCTAGATTCTGTGATAGAGTTAACATCTGAAAGAGATACCATGAATgctgaacttgaaattttaactgaaaacaaagttCAATTTGAAGAGACAATGTCAAGAATGGTGTCTCTAGAGTCTGATAATTCTGAACTTAAGAATCAATTGAATCAGATaactgaagaagctgaaaagctGAATGGAATGTCAAATGGTTTAAgagttgaaattgaagaaaaattgaaaaacccTGAGAAAAATCTAGGACTGTCTTTGGAGAAAAGCAACAGATTAGAAAAGGATATTgtcaaacttaaggaagaacttgaaaaatctcttaagtggACGAAATCTTCTAAGTTGTTGTCAAGTGCAACAAAccagagtaatttcaataagaaaggactaggaagGTTGAATATCACTCCTCCCTTTAATCCTCACAGTAAGTATGTATTTATGTCTGACAATCTGCTTTGTCTTCACTGTGGTAAAAATGGGCATTTAAAGGGAGAGTGTGCTAGCTGGAAAAATTCCCATGAAAGGCTCTCTAACTATGCTGTAAGGCAAAAAGTATCAAATGAGAGACCTGGTCCTCTAAAACATGTTTCAACTGatagattttcaaataaaaaatctgTTTCTACTCTAAAGTCCTTTgttagaaaaattcaaaaactgcCCTATTGGACTAGATACAATCTGATCACTCCCTTATCTGCTTTCTgggaactcaaattgaaatgggttcccaatCTTAACAAGTAA
- the LOC138338938 gene encoding uncharacterized protein — translation MSAPLNLEEGQSSHRPPRFNGHFYSWWKVRMHDYLMAEDSELWDIVLDGPFVPMMEEKDGEKTITVPKPRQKYDKADRKKIEKGFKANTLLVYGIGPDEYNRVSACESAKEIWDCLKIAHEGT, via the coding sequence ATGTCAGCTCCACTTAACCTGGAAGAAGGTCAGTCATCACACAGacctcctcgtttcaatggacatttctacagttggtggaaagttagaatgcatgACTACCTTATGGCTGAAGACAGTGAGTTATGGGATATTGTACTTGATGGACCATTTGTTCCGATGATGGAAGAAAAGGATGGAGAGAAGACCATTACTGTTCCAAAGCCTCGGCAGAAATATGACAAAGCTGacaggaaaaagattgaaaaaggtTTCAAAGCTAACACTCTTCTGGTCTAtgggataggacctgatgagtacAACAGAGTGTCAGCCTGTGAGTCTGCTAAGGAAATTTGGGACTGCTTGAAGATTGCACATGAAGGAACTTAA